The Rhodospirillales bacterium genome includes a window with the following:
- a CDS encoding ATP-binding protein: MIERDLAQKLTEAARTWPSITLTGPRQSGKTTLCRAMFPDHPYATLEAPDIRNFAKEDPRAFLEQFPRGAILDEVQRVPDLLSYLQGIIDAEPAPGQWILTGSQDLSLVESISQSLAGRTALYHLLPLTRSETTRFPRHPETLEQALFTGSYPRIFDGGLDASDWLRSYVATYVERDVRMLSNVGDLATFQRFVALCAGRTAQLLNYSALAGDCGISQPTAKAWLSILETSFLVFRLPALHTNLRKRLVKMPKLHFYDTGLVCWLLGIRTSEQLRMHPLRGPIFETWAVSEIVKHRANRGEAGGVSFYRDQNGAESDLVIEGATGFMLLEAKSTKTASASLFDDAKRVRKHLARSSGPCPVAVVYGGDQPQRRGTDTLIPWRELHGLDW; this comes from the coding sequence GTGATTGAACGCGACCTTGCGCAGAAGCTGACGGAAGCAGCACGAACCTGGCCTTCCATCACGCTCACCGGGCCCCGGCAGAGCGGCAAGACGACCCTGTGCCGCGCCATGTTCCCCGACCATCCGTACGCGACATTGGAAGCCCCGGACATCCGGAACTTTGCCAAGGAGGACCCCCGTGCCTTCCTCGAGCAATTCCCGCGCGGCGCCATCCTCGACGAAGTGCAGCGAGTGCCGGACCTTCTCTCCTACCTGCAGGGAATCATCGACGCTGAACCGGCGCCCGGACAGTGGATTCTTACCGGCTCGCAAGACCTTTCCCTGGTCGAATCGATCAGTCAGTCACTGGCCGGAAGGACCGCGCTGTACCACCTCCTTCCACTGACGCGGAGCGAGACGACGCGCTTCCCCCGGCACCCAGAAACCCTTGAGCAAGCCCTGTTCACCGGATCCTACCCGCGCATATTCGACGGCGGTCTCGATGCCAGCGACTGGCTTCGTTCCTACGTCGCCACCTACGTCGAGCGCGACGTCCGGATGCTCAGCAACGTGGGCGATCTGGCAACGTTCCAGCGGTTCGTCGCACTGTGCGCCGGCCGTACGGCCCAGTTGCTCAACTACTCGGCGCTGGCCGGGGATTGCGGCATCTCGCAACCGACAGCTAAAGCCTGGCTCAGCATCCTTGAAACCAGCTTTCTGGTGTTCCGCCTACCGGCCCTTCACACGAATCTACGCAAGCGTCTCGTCAAGATGCCCAAATTGCATTTCTACGACACCGGCCTGGTGTGCTGGCTTCTGGGTATTCGCACGTCCGAACAGCTGCGCATGCACCCGTTGCGCGGCCCCATTTTTGAGACCTGGGCGGTTTCGGAGATCGTCAAGCACAGGGCCAACAGAGGTGAAGCCGGCGGGGTGTCGTTTTACCGAGACCAGAACGGCGCGGAAAGCGACCTCGTCATCGAAGGGGCCACCGGCTTCATGCTTCTCGAGGCCAAGTCGACCAAGACCGCGTCAGCCAGCCTGTTTGACGACGCCAAGCGGGTCCGAAAACACCTGGCCCGATCATCCGGACCGTGCCCCGTCGCGGTTGTCTACGGCGGCGATCAACCGCAGCGCCGGGGCACAGACACCCTGATTCCCTGGCGAGAGCTGCACGGCCTCGACTGGTAG